A section of the Bacteroidota bacterium genome encodes:
- a CDS encoding nucleotidyltransferase domain-containing protein yields MAVHNVLDYVFAAWSHVAVLRVVQDSAVGMTGREIARLAQMSHRSCLKALTTLEQLAIIQRQRGGRDHRFLLNRDHVLVKHGVLPLLKSERSFLNELTQTLVRGLGTQARSVVLYGSAARKEDRLDSDLDICVVVATERDVEQVQSSLQDLASLILRRFGARLAPLLMTSKDFVTKVKNNKAPVSSILKEGIVLHGRSLRELARG; encoded by the coding sequence ATGGCCGTTCACAATGTGCTCGATTACGTATTTGCAGCATGGTCACATGTTGCTGTCCTTCGTGTTGTTCAAGATTCGGCGGTTGGGATGACAGGCCGTGAGATTGCCCGCCTTGCCCAAATGAGTCACCGCTCATGTTTGAAAGCCCTCACAACGTTGGAACAGCTTGCCATCATTCAGCGACAACGAGGTGGAAGGGACCATCGATTTCTATTAAACAGGGATCATGTTCTCGTGAAGCACGGGGTACTACCACTGCTCAAGTCGGAACGTAGTTTCTTGAATGAGCTGACACAGACACTTGTCAGAGGTTTGGGAACGCAGGCGCGTTCTGTTGTGCTGTATGGGAGCGCTGCCCGCAAAGAAGACCGGCTCGATAGTGACTTGGATATTTGCGTTGTGGTGGCTACGGAACGCGATGTCGAACAAGTGCAATCTTCTCTCCAAGATCTTGCGTCACTTATACTGCGAAGGTTCGGTGCCCGCCTTGCGCCTCTGCTTATGACTTCTAAAGACTTTGTAACGAAAGTGAAGAATAACAAAGCGCCAGTGTCCAGTATTCTCAAGGAAGGAATCGTGTTGCACGGACGCTCACTGCGGGAGCTTGCACGTGGCTAG
- a CDS encoding DUF3224 domain-containing protein has product MKATATYSVKKWEESTLQQIPPDMKTTRASVEYELKGDLEGKATVEYLMFYVHADEKDQHNSTAVYTGLIRFEGKLNGRAGSFVMKDDGKFAGGAAESSLKILDGSGTGELKGISGTGMYRADREGARMEVDANANKG; this is encoded by the coding sequence ATGAAAGCCACCGCCACCTACTCCGTCAAGAAATGGGAAGAGAGCACGCTGCAACAAATCCCTCCCGACATGAAAACAACCAGAGCCTCCGTCGAGTACGAACTCAAAGGCGACCTCGAAGGCAAAGCAACCGTTGAGTACCTGATGTTCTACGTTCACGCCGACGAGAAAGATCAGCACAACTCCACCGCCGTGTACACCGGACTCATCCGCTTTGAGGGGAAGCTCAACGGCCGCGCCGGGAGTTTCGTGATGAAGGATGACGGCAAGTTTGCTGGCGGTGCCGCTGAGTCGTCATTGAAGATTCTCGATGGTTCGGGAACGGGGGAACTGAAAGGCATCAGCGGCACAGGCATGTATCGGGCGGATAGGGAAGGGGCGAGGATGGAGGTAGACGCCAATGCAAACAAGGGGTAG
- a CDS encoding DUF72 domain-containing protein translates to MGKKKKQDTTLSLFGDNPPPKKVKATSEYVEKNRPRIKRWASKGIYFGGSSWKYPGWRGHIYNKEYKSKKTFNDNALAEYSELFPTVCADFALYDFPDPDKMKFIHDQTTDEFKLSLKVTDRITIKRYPNIPRFGPKAGTENPDFLNVELFQQQFLKPLEHLQKKRGVIIFEFSTFHPNSGINYDKFVEMIDDFLHRLPKGFDFAIELRNENFLTEEYLKMLQAHDVAHVLNNWTRMPPIIEQLKIGGILTTKFSVSRALLKAGRKYEDAVRLFQPYTEIKEENPELRLGIVEAVHRCIAEGRSLYAYINNRAEGNSPKTIEGILDMLDEYPVEKL, encoded by the coding sequence ATGGGTAAGAAAAAGAAACAAGATACCACTCTTTCACTCTTCGGAGACAACCCTCCGCCGAAGAAAGTGAAGGCAACATCCGAGTACGTGGAGAAGAATAGACCTCGCATCAAGCGATGGGCGAGCAAGGGCATTTACTTCGGAGGGTCGTCGTGGAAATATCCCGGCTGGCGCGGGCACATCTACAACAAAGAGTACAAATCGAAAAAGACGTTCAACGACAACGCCCTCGCCGAGTACTCAGAACTCTTCCCGACCGTCTGCGCCGACTTTGCTCTGTACGACTTCCCCGATCCCGACAAAATGAAATTCATCCACGACCAAACGACGGATGAATTCAAGCTCTCGCTCAAAGTCACCGACCGCATCACGATCAAACGCTATCCGAATATTCCCCGCTTCGGCCCGAAGGCCGGAACGGAGAATCCGGATTTCCTCAATGTTGAGTTGTTTCAACAGCAGTTTCTCAAACCGCTTGAACACCTGCAGAAAAAGCGGGGCGTGATTATCTTCGAGTTCTCGACATTTCATCCGAACTCGGGAATCAACTATGACAAATTTGTAGAGATGATAGACGATTTTCTTCACCGTCTGCCGAAGGGATTTGATTTCGCCATCGAGCTGCGCAACGAGAATTTTTTGACGGAAGAGTATTTGAAGATGTTGCAAGCGCACGATGTCGCCCATGTCTTGAACAACTGGACCCGCATGCCGCCGATTATCGAGCAACTGAAGATTGGCGGCATTCTCACAACGAAGTTCAGCGTGTCGCGAGCATTGCTCAAAGCAGGAAGAAAGTACGAAGATGCCGTGCGGCTGTTTCAGCCCTACACGGAAATCAAAGAAGAGAACCCCGAGCTGAGATTAGGCATCGTTGAGGCAGTCCACCGTTGTATTGCCGAGGGCCGCTCGCTCTACGCCTACATCAACAACCGTGCGGAGGGAAATTCGCCGAAGACGATTGAGGGGATATTGGATATGTTGGATGAGTATCCGGTGGAGAAGTTGTGA
- a CDS encoding DUF1015 domain-containing protein — protein sequence MATVRPFKGFRPLPQYAAQVAANPYDVLSSEEARIEAQGKPLSFLHVGKPEIDLPRGTDLYDPAVYEKGKENLQKLIRDGILKEDPHPYFYVYAQTMGTHTQYGIIGCASVQEYLNDTIKKHELTRKDKEDDRTRHVKVTNAHTGPIFLTYHAEPRIDEIVDRVRLADPVYNFVADDGIRHQLWVISDEKTIRHLVEHFGRVNNLYVADGHHRSAAAARVGKEIADANPNHKGDEEYNFFLAVLFPHNQLRIMEYNRVVKDLNGLNEEAFLDEIKKHKFTVQKSGQAEPKAKGEYGMYLNGHWYTLKADLSYLTNPDPVEKLDVSILQKNILAPILGIDDPRTNKRIDFVGGIRGTKELERRVNSGEMAVAFALYPTSIEELLTIADAGKIMPPKSTWFEPKLRDGVVVHFLS from the coding sequence ATGGCAACAGTTCGACCGTTTAAGGGATTTCGTCCTCTCCCCCAATATGCCGCTCAGGTTGCGGCAAATCCGTATGATGTTTTGAGTTCCGAAGAGGCCCGCATCGAAGCGCAAGGCAAGCCTCTTTCGTTTCTGCATGTCGGCAAACCGGAAATTGATCTGCCTCGCGGCACGGATTTGTACGACCCGGCTGTGTATGAAAAGGGGAAGGAGAATTTGCAGAAGCTGATTCGTGACGGAATTCTGAAGGAAGACCCGCATCCCTATTTCTATGTCTACGCGCAGACGATGGGCACGCATACGCAATACGGCATCATCGGTTGCGCTTCGGTGCAGGAATATCTCAACGACACGATCAAGAAGCACGAGCTGACGCGTAAGGATAAGGAAGACGACCGGACACGGCACGTGAAAGTAACGAACGCCCATACCGGCCCGATATTCCTGACCTATCACGCCGAGCCGCGCATCGATGAGATTGTGGATCGCGTACGACTTGCCGATCCAGTGTACAACTTCGTCGCAGACGACGGCATCCGTCACCAGTTGTGGGTGATTTCGGACGAGAAGACGATCCGCCATCTCGTCGAGCATTTCGGTCGTGTGAACAACCTGTACGTTGCAGACGGGCATCATCGCTCGGCGGCAGCGGCACGAGTCGGAAAGGAAATCGCTGACGCCAATCCGAATCACAAAGGAGATGAAGAATACAACTTCTTTCTTGCCGTTCTCTTCCCGCATAATCAGCTTCGGATCATGGAATACAACAGAGTCGTGAAGGATTTGAACGGCCTGAACGAAGAGGCCTTCCTGGATGAGATCAAGAAGCACAAGTTTACGGTACAGAAGTCGGGACAAGCAGAGCCGAAAGCCAAAGGCGAGTACGGCATGTATCTGAACGGCCACTGGTATACGCTGAAAGCCGATCTTTCGTATCTCACCAATCCCGACCCTGTTGAAAAGCTCGACGTTTCGATTTTGCAGAAGAACATTCTTGCCCCCATTCTCGGCATTGACGACCCGCGCACGAACAAGCGCATTGATTTCGTCGGCGGGATCCGCGGCACGAAAGAGTTGGAGAGGCGGGTGAATTCAGGCGAGATGGCCGTTGCGTTTGCCCTCTACCCCACATCAATTGAAGAGTTGCTCACAATTGCTGACGCGGGGAAGATCATGCCGCCGAAATCCACGTGGTTCGAGCCAAAGCTGCGGGATGGGGTGGTTGTGCATTTTTTGAGCTAG